Below is a genomic region from Salinirussus salinus.
GGGCTTGTAGGGCCCGAGGATGGTGGTCTCGCCGACACCGCCGGCCGCCGAGGTGGCGGTGTTGAAGTCGATGAGGATCGGAGTGACGAGCCCGTCGCGTTCGGTGAGCATGACGTTGTCCGGCTTGAGGTCGCGGTAGACGATCTCGTTGCCGTGGAGGAAGGCCATCGCGCCACAGAGCGCGACTCCCACCTGCCGGACCTCCTCCTCCGGGACGTCCGTCCTGTCGATAGCCTCGTCGAGCTCGTAGCCGTCGACGAACTCCACGACCAGGTAGGGGAGGCCGTCGACCTCGCCGCGGTCGAGCAGCGACATGATGTTGGGGTGGCCGCCCGCGGCCTCGACGGTCTCGAGCAGGTCGGCCTCCGTCTCGAAGTACTGCTCGACGACCGCCGTGCTGTTGCTGGAGTCGTAGTTGGGGTACTTGACGGCGACGGTCTCGCCGGTCTCGGTGTCGACGGCCTCGTAGGCGACGGCGAAGCCGCCGGCCCCGGCCTTCTCGCCCAGCCGGTACCGCCCCGCGAGCGTCTCGCCGGTCGCCGGGACTGCGGTCACGGCTCTCTCACTCTATCCGCTCCTCGTCGACGATCTCCGTCGCCCGGCTGCGTTCGGCCTTGCCGCCCTCCTTGACGACCTGGGTCTCGCGGGCGACGTCCTCGACGACCTCGGTCTCGCCGTGGATCCGGGTCATCTGCTCGACCTGCGTCTCCGCGGCCTCGACGTTTCCCTTGCCGAGTTCGGTGCGGACGACCGTCTCCTGGTGGTCGAGCTGGACCTCCTCGTTTGCCTCCGCGAGCTCCTCGCTCTCCTCGCTGTAGTCGACGGTGATCCGGTCGGTCGCCTCGTCGCCGCGGGCCCGCAGCCGCACCTGGACGAGCGGGACCCCCTCCGCGGGGTCGTGGGCCGGCGCCGCCACCTTCATCACGACACGCTGGCGCTCCCGTTCGGTGAGGTCCGGCAGCTTCACCGTGGCGGTGTTCGCCTCCCACTCGGGCTCGACGTCCTGGGCCTGGGGGAGCGCCCGGTAGATGTCGCTGACCTCCACGCCGTTTGCCGCGTCGAGTTCGAGTTCCGCGTCGGCGGCCACGACCTGGGAGGCGGACTCGACGGCCTCGCCGAAGAAGGCCTCGATGTCCCCGGCTTCCTCCAGGTGGGTCCACTTCCCCCGGGCGGTCGTTCCCAGGGTGCGGATCGTGTCCTGGTTGTAGTCCTCGCCGATCCCCGCGGCCTCGATCCGGACGCCCGAGCCGTCGATGTCGCGGGCCAGCCCCTCGAACTCCGCGACGGTGTGGTCCTTGTCCTTGCCGTCCGAGAGCAGGAGGAGCCGGCGAACCGCGTCACCGCTCGCTCCGGGGTCGTGGTCGAGCGACGCCAGCGACTCGCTGGCGGTCTCCAGCCCGGCGTACATGTCCGTGCCGCCGCCCGCCGAAAGTTCCTCGACCATCCCCATCGCCTCGTCCCGGCCGAGGTCGCCCCAGCGAACCGGTCCCAGCAGTACCTCAGCGGTCGAGTCGAAGGCCACGACGCTGACGTAGTCGGTCGGTTCCAGGAGGCCGAACACCCAGGACGCGCCGTCCCGGGCACGGCTGATCTTCGCACCGCTCATCGACCCGCTGGTGTCGATACAGAGCGCGATGTGACGCTCGACGCCGCCGGTCTGCTCGCCCGGCTCGACGTCGACCTCGGCCGTGATCCGCGCGCCCTCCGGCGGGACCGCCGGCCTGTTAACCTCGGTCTCGATGCTCGCCATACTCCCCCGTGGTCGCTCGGCCGGTATGTATCTTGCCCGCACCCCGCAACTGCTTTGCGATGCAAAGCGAATTCTTTGGCAAACTTTATTGCACTGGACAGTACACTGCAACACATGGCAACGGACACGCAGACACCCTCCAGAGCGAGTGCCGACCGGCGGCAGGTGTGGGCCGGCCAGGCCCGGGCCTTCGCCGAGCGGTACGCCCGCGAACTGTTCCGGAACAAGGTCGTCCTCTTCTGGTCGGTGGCCTTCCCGGTCGCCTTCTACCTGCTGACGATCACGGTGTTCATCGACACGGGGGCAGTCCCCGATACGGTCGTCCCCTACCAGAAGGCGGGTGTGGCGGTCAGCTACGGGATGTTCGGCGCCATCGTCGCCTCGCTGAACTCCTTCGGACAGCAGCTGGCGGCGGATTTCGAGGCCGACAGGTACATGCAGTACCGCTCGCTGCCGCTGGCGCCGAGTGCCGACCTGGCCGGCCGGGCGGTCGCGGGGCTGGCGCTGTCGGTCGTCGCCTTCGTCGCCGTCCTCGTCGTGGCGGTCCCGACCGGCGCGGCGTTTTCCCTGCGGGCGGCGGCGTCGGTCCCCGTCGTCGTGCTCGCGGTCCTCACCTTCGCCGTGCTGTGGATGATGCTCGCGGTCGTCGTGGCCACGCTCGTCCGGGACGCCCGGTACGCCTCCGTGGTCACGATCAGCATCGCGCTGGGCGCGTACTTCCTGACCGGGTACAACGGCACCGACCCCGGCGCCTTCGCCGGGCCGGACTGGCTGCTGAACTGGCTGCCCTTCACGCTCGCGACCCGGCTCGTCAGCCACAACATCGTGGTGTTCCCCGATACTGGAGTGCTCGGGTCGGGCTCGCTGCTCTCGGTCCCCTCGCTTTCCTTCGGCGTCGGGCTGCTGGCCGCGACGACTCTGGCCGCCGTCGCCGTCGGCCTGCTGGTCATGCGCCACGCCGTCTACGGGGAGGTGCGGCCATGACCGCCATCGAGAGCCGCGGCGTCGCGAAGGAGTTCGGCGCCGACGACGTCGTCCGCGGGGCCGACCTGGCCGTCGAGGAAGGGGAAGTCCTCCTGTTGATGGGACCGAACGGGGTCGGGAAGACGGTCCTGCTCTCCTGTCTCGCGGGCAGCCGGGAGCCCACGGAAGGGGCCGTCGAGGTGTTCGGGCGCCCGGTCGGGGAAGACGGCGGCGACAGCCTGACCTTCCTGCTGCAGGATTCGATGGCCGTCGAGACGCTGACCGGCCGGGAGAACGTCGACTTCTACTCGCGGCTCCACCACCGCTTCACCGACCGCTGGCGCGAGTACGTCGACCGGCTGGGGTTGACCGACGACCTGGACAAGCGCGTCGAGCACTACTCCGAGGGGATGAAACGGAAGCTCGAGCTCGCGCTGACGATGGGCGTCGACGTGCCGGTCTACCTGCTCGACGAACCCACCGCTGGCGTCGACCTGACCAACATTCAGCGTTTCCACGACATCATCCTCGAGGCACGCGACGCGGGCAAGACCGTCCTGGTCTCCAGCCACCGCCCCATCGACGCCAACATCGCCGACCGGGTGGCGTTCATGCCCGACGGCACGGTCTCGACGGTCGGCGAGCCCGACGGACTGATGGAGCAGGTGCCGACGGTGGTCCGCGTGACCGGCAGCGAGGCTATGCGGACCGCCGAGGAGTACGTCGACGGCCAGCTGTTCCCCGTCGGCGGGGAGGCGCGGGGCTTTCTCGCCGAAGACGTCGCGTTCGAGGACCTGGCGGGGGCCGTCGAGAGCGGGGGCGTCGAGCGCATCGACCCGACCTACACAGACCTGTTCAACTACTACATCCACGTCGAACCATGAGCGGGGAGATAGAGCCGGACGACCTACGGGAGGAACTGGAGACGATCAAGGAGGCGATGGGCCTCGAGGAACGGTACAGCGGGGCCACCTCGATGTGGCTGCTCTTCGGCCTGGCGGTCCCCGTCGCCAGCGGGGTCTCACAGTACGTCTTCACCGAGCGGCTGGCCCCGTGGCTCCACGCCGTCGTCTGGGCGGTCGTTCTCGGCGTCGGCTTCGCCATCTGGTACGCGACCGCCGGGAAGGAGGAGGGGGACATCGGCGTCGGAGCCGGCGCCAGGCCCAACCTCTTCGTGCAGTTCGGCCTCGTCTACTTCACCGTGATCCCGGTCCAGGCCGCGGTCGCTCCCTTCCTCCAGGACCTGGGCTACGTCGAGGAGGCGCTGTTCGTCCAGTCGCTGATCGTCGTGTTCATCGGGCTCGCCTACGGCATCCTCGGCTCCTCGCTCGCGGCCTACCGGGTCCGGTTCCGGGACCGCATGCTCTTCTACGTCGGCACCGTCTGGATGGTGGCGCTGGGGGTCGCCATCCCGCAGGTCGAGTTCCTCCGGACTCTCCCACACGCGACCTTCGGCGGGGTATACCTCGTCTACGCGCTGGGAGCGTACGCCGTGCTCACACGGACCTGACCATGGAGTTCGACAAGCTCGTCCACCAGCCGACGCGACTCCAGGTGTTCGCCTACCTCTACCGGCACGGCGAGACGGGCTTTTCGGACCTGGTCGAGGAACTCGACCTGACCGAGGGCAACCTCGCCAGCCACCTCCAGCGGATGGAGGAAGCGGAGGCCGTCGCGGTCCACAAGGAGTTCGTCGACCGCAAGCCCCGCACGACCTACGAACTCACCGAGGAGGGCCGGGAGCTGTTCGAGGAGCACATCGAGACCCTGGAGGCGCTGATCGGCGACCTCGACGGGTAGGGAGACCGGCGGTCGGGCCGCCGCGACACCTCCTGCGGTCAGGGCTCCGACAGTACGGTGACCACCGGACACTCGGCGTTGAGTATCACGGACTGGGTCACGCTGCCGAAGATGGCCTTCCCCGTCGGCGACCGCTTTCTCCCGCCGACCACGAGATACCGCGGGCCGACCGCGTCCGCCTCCGCGATGATCGTGCTCGCGGGGTCGCCGATCCGCCCGACCGGCTCCACGTTCCCCAGTTCCGTCTCCCCGAGCGCAGTCTCGGCCATCGTCCGCGCGACATCCCGGGCCCGGCTCTCCTCGGCGGTGAACGACACGTCGCTGAACTCGTCGATCGACCGGAGTTCCTCGAGGTGGCTGTCCGCCTCGTCTTCCGGGATGACGTGAAGCACCTGCAGGTCGTCGCCGTAGGCCGTGGCGAGGTCGGCGGCCTGCCCGATGACCCGCTCCTGGTCGCGTTTCTCCCCGACCGCGGCCAGTATCACCATGCCGAGACGTCAGCGGGAGTCCTCAAGTATCTTGCTCCGGGCTGGCTTCCGTGGAGCCCTCACTCCCGCCGAACGGACCCGAGCGACAGACCCGGGTACTCAGCGGCGGCCAGCGACGCCCACCGCTGTCGGGCCGTCCGGCGTTGCTCCCGGCGGTTTCCAGGTCCGACAGGCTAAAGCCGGGCGGTCCACGCATCACGGGCATGGAGTTTCACGAGGCGGCCAACTACCTCTTCGACCTGCGGCGCTTCGCGCCGCGCCCGGGCACGGACGCGACTGCGGACCTGCTCGCCCACCTCGGGAACCCCCACGAGGGGCTGACCTGCGTCCAGGTCGCCGGCTCGAACGGGAAGGGGTCGACCGCCCGGATGCTCGACTCCGTCCTCCAGGAGGCGGGGCTCTCGGTCGGCCTCTATACCTCCCCGCACCTGGACGACGTCCGCGAACGGGTCCGGGTCGACGGCCGCAAGCTCTCGGAGGGCGCGCTCGTCGAGTTCGTCGACGCCATCGAGAGCTACGTCACCGACCGGGCGACCGAGGGAGCGGCGCCCACATTCTTCGAGACTATCACCGCGCTGGCGCTCTGGGAATTCGACCGCCGGAACGTCGACGTCGCCGTTCTGGAGGTCGGTATCGGCG
It encodes:
- a CDS encoding vWA domain-containing protein, with translation MASIETEVNRPAVPPEGARITAEVDVEPGEQTGGVERHIALCIDTSGSMSGAKISRARDGASWVFGLLEPTDYVSVVAFDSTAEVLLGPVRWGDLGRDEAMGMVEELSAGGGTDMYAGLETASESLASLDHDPGASGDAVRRLLLLSDGKDKDHTVAEFEGLARDIDGSGVRIEAAGIGEDYNQDTIRTLGTTARGKWTHLEEAGDIEAFFGEAVESASQVVAADAELELDAANGVEVSDIYRALPQAQDVEPEWEANTATVKLPDLTERERQRVVMKVAAPAHDPAEGVPLVQVRLRARGDEATDRITVDYSEESEELAEANEEVQLDHQETVVRTELGKGNVEAAETQVEQMTRIHGETEVVEDVARETQVVKEGGKAERSRATEIVDEERIE
- a CDS encoding ABC transporter permease — translated: MATDTQTPSRASADRRQVWAGQARAFAERYARELFRNKVVLFWSVAFPVAFYLLTITVFIDTGAVPDTVVPYQKAGVAVSYGMFGAIVASLNSFGQQLAADFEADRYMQYRSLPLAPSADLAGRAVAGLALSVVAFVAVLVVAVPTGAAFSLRAAASVPVVVLAVLTFAVLWMMLAVVVATLVRDARYASVVTISIALGAYFLTGYNGTDPGAFAGPDWLLNWLPFTLATRLVSHNIVVFPDTGVLGSGSLLSVPSLSFGVGLLAATTLAAVAVGLLVMRHAVYGEVRP
- a CDS encoding ABC transporter ATP-binding protein, with the protein product MTAIESRGVAKEFGADDVVRGADLAVEEGEVLLLMGPNGVGKTVLLSCLAGSREPTEGAVEVFGRPVGEDGGDSLTFLLQDSMAVETLTGRENVDFYSRLHHRFTDRWREYVDRLGLTDDLDKRVEHYSEGMKRKLELALTMGVDVPVYLLDEPTAGVDLTNIQRFHDIILEARDAGKTVLVSSHRPIDANIADRVAFMPDGTVSTVGEPDGLMEQVPTVVRVTGSEAMRTAEEYVDGQLFPVGGEARGFLAEDVAFEDLAGAVESGGVERIDPTYTDLFNYYIHVEP
- a CDS encoding winged helix-turn-helix domain-containing protein — protein: MEFDKLVHQPTRLQVFAYLYRHGETGFSDLVEELDLTEGNLASHLQRMEEAEAVAVHKEFVDRKPRTTYELTEEGRELFEEHIETLEALIGDLDG
- a CDS encoding universal stress protein; protein product: MVILAAVGEKRDQERVIGQAADLATAYGDDLQVLHVIPEDEADSHLEELRSIDEFSDVSFTAEESRARDVARTMAETALGETELGNVEPVGRIGDPASTIIAEADAVGPRYLVVGGRKRSPTGKAIFGSVTQSVILNAECPVVTVLSEP